The DNA window GAGTTTAGTCCCAATCCTCTTAAGGTCGATGTTGAACGGAAATCAAACAGAACTGTTGCAATTGGTGCACAAACAGCTGCTGAAACAACCGTTGGAACTAAAAGACAAGGATTGATGAGGAGATTGGGAAATTGAACTTTAGGGGTAACAAGTCCTTGGGCGATATTTGCGCCAAGGTTATTTTGCCGAAATGACATCGCAGTAAAACCAACAAATTGAGCAGTAGTACCGATCAAGGCAGCCGCCGAAGAGATCGGATCAAGCATCAACGCAACGGCCAAGGCTGCAGAAGAGGCAGGCGTCATCAGAAATAGGGCCCACACAACGGAAATTACCATTGATCCTAAAACTGGTGAAACTTGCATCGAATGCGCAATGTAGGCGGACACAGCAAGAAGCGCCGGCGTAACAACTGCCGCAACGACTAGACCAAAACCGATCCCCACGGCTAACGCACCAAATGGAACAAGAACCATATCAAGTGGCGTCTTTCCAGTTAAATACTTACCGACAAGAACAGCAACAAGTGCCACTAAAACAGCAGAAACAGGTTGGCCAGTAGTAAGAACCGATGCTCCCGCTGCCGCCGCAGTTACTTGCCCTGTTGCAGTCATTCCTTTAACCGCCGTATCAGTAAAATGAACACCATTTGATCCAACGGTAGCCGCTACCATTGATGCAAATGTAACTAATGTATTTGTGTTCATCTGTGAAGCAACCGCAACCCCAATAGCAGGCGCTAATAATGCTTGAGCCTCACCACCA is part of the Limosilactobacillus reuteri genome and encodes:
- a CDS encoding PTS transporter subunit IIC, whose translation is MMENRVSNSKANATYQNSSKVKEVAYRIFAAVANAILVVLGGGLLTQTIGNLTGIHVLTLIGGEAQALLAPAIGVAVASQMNTNTLVTFASMVAATVGSNGVHFTDTAVKGMTATGQVTAAAAGASVLTTGQPVSAVLVALVAVLVGKYLTGKTPLDMVLVPFGALAVGIGFGLVVAAVVTPALLAVSAYIAHSMQVSPVLGSMVISVVWALFLMTPASSAALAVALMLDPISSAAALIGTTAQFVGFTAMSFRQNNLGANIAQGLVTPKVQFPNLLINPCLLVPTVVSAAVCAPIATVLFDFRSTSTLRGLGLNSLIAPIAYLSRGWAQFSTYMVFGVVVPAVLSIALYLVLKRAGFIGEKQLHLELV